From Leishmania braziliensis MHOM/BR/75/M2904 complete genome, chromosome 22, a single genomic window includes:
- a CDS encoding prefoldin 5-like protein yields MSINVYQLPIEQLEGLKEQLDNDVRSLGAAYDGLYNGRTRYQDNHDVVVQYGALLENAANKEAAQEVLVCMTSSLFVRGTVVQSDKVLVDVGTGYFLEQSMEHAKKYFTSRAAQIKESMDQIEKTIMVKQRQQNQVIDALQQKTLAMQRYREGHGNE; encoded by the coding sequence ATGAGTATCAACGTCTATCAACTACCCATTGAGCAGCTCGAAGGCCtcaaggagcagctggacaATGATGTGCGTAGCCTTGGGGCAGCTTACGACGGCCTCTACAACGGCCGCACTCGCTACCAGGACAACCACGACGTCGTTGTCCAGTACGGTGCCCTTTTGGAGAACGCGGCCAACAAAGAAGcggcgcaggaggtgctCGTGTGCATGACGTCCTCACTCTTTGTACGCGGCACCGTTGTGCAGAGTGACAAGGTACTGGTGGACGTCGGCACCGGTTACTTCCTGGAGCAGTCGATGGAGCACGCAAAAAAGTACTTCACATCTCGTGCGGCGCAGATCAAGGAGAGCATGGACCAGATAGAGAAGACAATCATggtgaagcagcggcagcagaaccAGGTCATTGATGCACTCCAGCAGAAGACActggcgatgcagcgctaCCGCGAGGGGCACGGGAATGAGTGA